CTAAATATATTTGATGGAGAGAGTCTATACCGAGTACCGAAAAATTATGTTACCATAAAACGATGCAATGTGTCTCCAATGCGGACAATGAGGGCGTAAGACCACATAATCCGGTTGGCCACATAAAGAAGATAACACTCGCTGCCAGAAACATCCTCCTGGAGAGCCAGCTCCGGAAGAAGTACCGGTTCGAAAACATCATTGGCAGCAGTGAGGCCATGATCCGGGTGTATCGGGTCATCGAACAGATCAAGGATGCCAAGACAACGGTATTGCTTCGCGGTGAGACCGGGACCGGCAAGGAACTGGTTGCCCGCGCGATTCACTTCAACAGCGTCCGCGCCGCCCAGCCCTTCATTCCCGTGAACTGCGCCGCCCTCACCGAGAATCTCGCCGGAAGCGAGCTCTTCGGCCACGCGAAGGGTTCGTTCACAGGGGCGATTCGGGACAAGCGGGGCATCTTTGAGACGGCAGAAGGCGGCACGATCTTTCTCGACGAAATCGGCGATATGGGACCAGGGTTGCAGCAGGTTTTTCTAAGAGTGCTGGAAAGTGGGGAAATTCAACCGGTAGGCTCCACGGAAAGGAAAAAGGTGGCGGTCCGGATTGTCGCCGCCACCAACCGGAATCTCGAACAGATGGTGAAGGAAGATAAATTTCGGGAAGATCTCTATTATCGGGTCAAAGTGATGGAGATCCATCTGCCGCCTCTCCGTGAACGCAGAGAAGACATCGGGATTATCGCCCGACATTTCCTGAAGAAATATGCAGAAGAAAACGGCAAAAGGATCGACGCCATTTCCGCAGAAGTCCTGGATATGCTCGAAACCTACGCCTGGCCGGGAAACGTGCGGGAACTCGAAAACGTGATCGAGCGGGCAGTCCTTCTCACGGATGTCCGCGAAATATCCCCCGCAAACCTGCCGCCGCAATTTCATGATTCCCTCCCGCTTGATCCCTGCAACCGTATATCCGACCATTCCTTGGAACAGATCGGCAGGACTCATATCATTGAAGTGCTTCGATCCACCGACGGAAATCGGGCAAAGGCCTCTTCAATTCTCGGCATCAACCGAACAACGCTGTGGCGCATGATGCAAAGACTCAAGATCGAAGAAGAAGACCTTCTCAAGCATTAGCATTGCCTCGGCCGTTGCTAAGCGCAACGCATGTTGCGGATAGCAACGGCCGAATGCTTCCGATCCGGATACTTGTCTGCCCTCCCTGATCCAGAACACTCTGTATTCGCGGGCGTTTTCTCTTAAATCCTGTTTTCCCGTCGATTGGCACATCCTGTGCACTATCTTGTTTACATCCGGCATTCCTGGGAGAGCGTCACTGGCCCCGCAAAGGTCAGTTCCATGAACCAGCCGGTGGAAGAGCTGCATAAATTAAGGACACCCACAGGAGAGAGACATGGAGAACAATACATTTGGAAATCTGAAAGACTGGGGTCCTGTACTCGAACGTATGGAGAAACTGGCGAAAACTGGAAAGCTGGGGGACTGCCAAAGCGAACTGATACGGGTTCTCCGCTACGATGACAACTGGCGGCTGCGGGAAGCGGCGATTGAATACCTGGCAGACATCAGGAATCCATCGCCGGAACTCATCGATGAGGTGTACGCCATCATGATGCGTGAGGACCTCTACTACGATGTGCGGATTCTCGCCGCCGATGCGCTGGGCAAGGTTTTGGGCCATTGCACAAAGAAGGGCAAGTTCGGAGAAGCAGCCGTAAATCGAAACGCTAGCAAAGTCATCCACGGCATGAAACGGCTGCTGGAAGATCCCCAGCCGCCGATTCTTCACAAGGCTGTTCGAATGTCACTCGAACAGATCAAGGGTTAGCCGCGTGTCCGGGTTCGAAACATAACAACCTGTCTTTTTACGAAAGGAAATCAGTCATGTGGATCGGAGTGCCTAAAGAAATCATGCCGCAAGAAGACCGAGTCGCGGCAATACCCGAAACGGTAGTGAAGTACCGCAAACTGGGTTTCGACGTGATCGTTGAAACCGGCGCCGGCGCCGGCGTGTACCATACCGATGATGATTATCAGAATGCGGGAGCGGAGATTGGACCCGATGCACGGACGGTTTTCGACAGAGCCGATGTCATTCTGAAGGTCAAGGAGCCGCTGTTTGACGAAAGGCATGGCCGGCATGAAATAGACCTCCTGAGGGAACGGCAAACAGTGATCACGTTTCTCCATCCGGCCGCGCCGTCCAATCACAACATGGTAAAGCAGCTTCGCGACCGAAAAATCCGCGCATTCTCGATGGACGGCATCCCCAGGATATCGCGGGCGCAACGCATGGATGCCTTGACATCGATGAGTACCATCACCGGTTACAAAGCCGTTCTGATCGCCGCAAACCGTTTTCCGAAACTGATCCCCATGGTGGGAACCGCCATCGGTATGATCAAGCCGGCGAACGTCCTGGTCATAGGGGCAGGCGTTGTCGGTCTTCAGGCAATCGCCACAGCCAAAAGGCTCGGCGGTGTGGTCAAGGTGGTGGATATTCGGCCCACCGCGCGCCAGGAGGCGCTCAGTCTTGGAGCCAAGGTCGCAGGTTTCGACATCCCGGTCGAACATGCCCTGGCAGATGGCGGGTACGCCAAAGCCCTTCCCGAAGAATGGCTGGTCAGGGAGCGCGGCGAGATCGAAGGTGCGGTCGCGGATGCGGACATCATCGTGCTCTGCGCCCTGGTTCCGGGTGAAACGGCGCCCGTTCTTATTACGGAATCCATGGTCGCCAAGATGAAGCCCGGATCCGCGATCATCGATGTATCCATCGATCAGGGCGGAAATTGCATGATCACGGAGCCGGGCGCC
This DNA window, taken from Syntrophales bacterium, encodes the following:
- a CDS encoding NAD(P) transhydrogenase subunit alpha → MWIGVPKEIMPQEDRVAAIPETVVKYRKLGFDVIVETGAGAGVYHTDDDYQNAGAEIGPDARTVFDRADVILKVKEPLFDERHGRHEIDLLRERQTVITFLHPAAPSNHNMVKQLRDRKIRAFSMDGIPRISRAQRMDALTSMSTITGYKAVLIAANRFPKLIPMVGTAIGMIKPANVLVIGAGVVGLQAIATAKRLGGVVKVVDIRPTARQEALSLGAKVAGFDIPVEHALADGGYAKALPEEWLVRERGEIEGAVADADIIVLCALVPGETAPVLITESMVAKMKPGSAIIDVSIDQGGNCMITEPGAETIKHGVFIYGIKNIPGSVPVHATWLYANNMYYYVENLFKKGIGAFDMDDDIVRSSLITLDGKIVHKGTLKALGDFDHLV
- a CDS encoding HEAT repeat domain-containing protein; the encoded protein is MENNTFGNLKDWGPVLERMEKLAKTGKLGDCQSELIRVLRYDDNWRLREAAIEYLADIRNPSPELIDEVYAIMMREDLYYDVRILAADALGKVLGHCTKKGKFGEAAVNRNASKVIHGMKRLLEDPQPPILHKAVRMSLEQIKG
- a CDS encoding sigma-54 dependent transcriptional regulator; translated protein: MQCVSNADNEGVRPHNPVGHIKKITLAARNILLESQLRKKYRFENIIGSSEAMIRVYRVIEQIKDAKTTVLLRGETGTGKELVARAIHFNSVRAAQPFIPVNCAALTENLAGSELFGHAKGSFTGAIRDKRGIFETAEGGTIFLDEIGDMGPGLQQVFLRVLESGEIQPVGSTERKKVAVRIVAATNRNLEQMVKEDKFREDLYYRVKVMEIHLPPLRERREDIGIIARHFLKKYAEENGKRIDAISAEVLDMLETYAWPGNVRELENVIERAVLLTDVREISPANLPPQFHDSLPLDPCNRISDHSLEQIGRTHIIEVLRSTDGNRAKASSILGINRTTLWRMMQRLKIEEEDLLKH